Proteins encoded together in one Paracidovorax wautersii window:
- a CDS encoding PQQ-dependent sugar dehydrogenase: MTLRPVASLVASVFALACASASAQTAASSHCAPLETQPANASSQKPAFAGQTRACAAPKSAAVNVAVLATGLVKPWSVEPLPDGALLVTEKPGRLRLVSSDGKLSAPIAGLPPVDARGQGGLLDVELSPGFASDRTIYWSFSEPRQGGNGTSVAKGVLSQDRSRVEQVQVILRTMPTYDGDKHYGSRLAFGPDGMLYVTTGERSDRATRPQAQQLDSHLGKVLRIRPDGKAPDDNPFVGRAGALPEIWSIGQRNIQAAAFDPKGGLWVVEMGTQGGDELNFIEKGKNYGWPLVAYGEEYSGQPIGEGATAREGLTQPVYYWDPVIAPSGAQWYTGSAFPAWKGNLFVGGMRKTALVRLVIENQRVVGEEWLLADRGKRIRDVRQGPDGALYIVTDEERGELWKVTPATGVR, translated from the coding sequence ATGACACTTCGCCCCGTTGCCTCTCTCGTCGCCTCCGTGTTCGCCTTGGCCTGTGCCTCTGCCAGCGCACAGACAGCGGCGTCTTCCCACTGCGCTCCGCTGGAGACTCAGCCTGCCAACGCCTCATCGCAGAAGCCCGCGTTCGCGGGGCAGACGCGTGCCTGCGCCGCACCCAAGAGTGCGGCAGTCAACGTGGCGGTGCTGGCGACCGGGCTGGTCAAACCCTGGTCCGTGGAACCCTTGCCCGATGGGGCGCTTCTGGTCACCGAAAAGCCAGGGCGTCTGCGCCTGGTATCCAGCGACGGAAAGCTGAGCGCGCCCATTGCCGGCCTGCCGCCGGTCGATGCGCGCGGGCAGGGCGGCTTGCTGGATGTGGAGCTGAGCCCCGGCTTCGCTTCCGACCGCACGATCTACTGGAGCTTTTCCGAGCCGCGCCAGGGCGGCAATGGAACCAGCGTGGCCAAGGGTGTGCTATCGCAGGACCGCAGCCGCGTGGAGCAGGTCCAGGTGATCCTGCGCACCATGCCCACCTACGATGGCGACAAGCACTATGGCTCTCGCCTGGCCTTTGGTCCCGACGGCATGCTGTATGTGACCACCGGGGAGCGCTCGGACCGGGCCACCCGGCCCCAGGCGCAGCAACTCGACAGCCATCTTGGCAAGGTGCTGCGCATCCGCCCGGATGGCAAGGCCCCGGACGACAACCCCTTTGTGGGCCGCGCGGGTGCGCTTCCCGAGATCTGGTCCATCGGCCAACGCAACATCCAGGCCGCCGCCTTCGACCCGAAGGGCGGACTCTGGGTCGTCGAGATGGGCACCCAGGGTGGCGATGAACTGAACTTCATCGAGAAGGGCAAGAACTACGGCTGGCCTCTCGTTGCCTATGGAGAGGAGTACTCCGGCCAGCCCATCGGCGAGGGCGCCACGGCGCGCGAGGGGCTCACTCAGCCCGTCTACTACTGGGACCCCGTGATCGCTCCTTCCGGCGCCCAGTGGTACACGGGCAGTGCCTTTCCGGCATGGAAGGGCAATCTCTTCGTGGGCGGGATGAGGAAGACCGCTCTGGTCCGCCTGGTGATCGAGAACCAGCGCGTAGTAGGCGAAGAGTGGCTTCTGGCCGACCGCGGCAAGCGTATCCGCGACGTGCGCCAAGGGCCGGACGGTGCGCTCTACATCGTGACGGACGAGGAACGGGGCGAACTTTGGAAGGTCACGCCGGCCACGGGCGTGCGCTGA
- a CDS encoding UDP-2,3-diacylglucosamine diphosphatase codes for MQRDDALLRAWRDAGGPESLLADDPPARGTQRWRTLWISDLHLGTPGCQAEALLDFLKHTECDTLFLVGDIIDGWQLRRRWYWPQAHNDVVQKLLRKARKGTRVIFIPGNHDEFARKYLSLNFGGITVAEDWMHATADGRKLWITHGDLFDGVIQCAKWLAYVGDSLYEFTLKLNRYLNRLRARLGLPYWSLSQYLKLKVKRAVNYVGDFERAVAREAQRRGAQGVVCGHIHHAELRQIDGVLYANDGDWVESLTALAERADGTLEIVRWAEQLPARRTAATVERKRAGATVA; via the coding sequence ATGCAAAGAGACGACGCTCTACTTCGTGCCTGGCGTGACGCCGGGGGGCCGGAATCCCTGCTCGCGGACGATCCGCCCGCTCGGGGCACGCAGCGCTGGCGAACGCTGTGGATCTCGGACCTGCACCTGGGCACGCCCGGCTGCCAGGCCGAGGCACTGCTCGACTTCCTCAAGCACACCGAATGCGACACGCTCTTCTTGGTGGGCGACATCATCGATGGCTGGCAGCTGCGCCGCCGGTGGTACTGGCCCCAGGCGCACAACGACGTGGTGCAGAAGCTGCTGCGCAAGGCCCGCAAGGGCACGCGCGTGATCTTCATCCCGGGCAACCATGACGAGTTCGCGCGCAAATACCTCTCGCTCAACTTCGGCGGCATCACGGTGGCAGAGGACTGGATGCATGCCACGGCGGATGGCCGCAAGCTCTGGATCACCCATGGCGACCTGTTCGACGGCGTGATCCAGTGCGCCAAGTGGCTGGCGTATGTGGGGGACTCTCTGTACGAGTTCACGCTGAAGCTCAACCGGTACCTCAACCGTTTGCGCGCGCGGCTGGGTCTGCCGTACTGGTCGCTCTCGCAGTACCTCAAGCTCAAGGTGAAGCGTGCGGTCAACTATGTGGGCGACTTCGAGCGTGCCGTGGCACGCGAGGCCCAGCGGCGGGGCGCGCAGGGCGTTGTCTGCGGCCATATCCACCATGCGGAGCTGCGCCAGATCGACGGCGTGCTGTACGCCAACGATGGCGATTGGGTGGAGAGCCTCACCGCTCTGGCCGAACGCGCGGACGGCACGCTGGAAATCGTCCGCTGGGCGGAGCAGCTGCCGGCGCGGCGTACCGCGGCCACTGTCGAGCGCAAGCGGGCAGGCGCCACGGTGGCCTGA
- a CDS encoding XdhC family protein — MDDLDSRVLRIATGWVAAGEPALLLTVVRTWGSAPRPPGSLMAINIRGETVGSVSGGCIEDELIAQIRSGGLVAVCADGLPTVLRYGISADRAHRLGLPCGGTMELAAEPLSARSRVAELLSAYQRRVPTERSLDLRTGGVTLRPAPCESAPLLDNQVLRTCHGPHARIIVIGAGDLSAFLCQIALGLGFEVIVCDPRAEHRATWSVPGVALSHEMPDDLILRLQPDARTAVVALTHDPKLDDLALIDALQSQAFYVGAIGSRRNAALRAERLQAHFGLTASDLHALHCPAGLYIGSKAPAEIALSIMAEVVAAKNGVPLSSDAQVGPAKQRRDRGDVPAGEKAPDDAASAPVGTTPRLEPRPIAH, encoded by the coding sequence ATGGATGACCTCGACAGCCGCGTGCTGCGCATCGCCACCGGCTGGGTCGCCGCTGGTGAACCCGCGCTGCTGCTCACCGTGGTCCGCACCTGGGGTTCGGCGCCCCGGCCACCGGGCTCGCTGATGGCCATCAACATCCGGGGGGAAACGGTGGGGTCGGTCTCGGGCGGCTGCATCGAGGACGAGCTGATCGCGCAGATCCGTTCGGGCGGCCTCGTTGCCGTGTGTGCCGACGGACTGCCCACGGTGCTGCGCTACGGCATCTCGGCCGATCGGGCCCACCGACTGGGCCTGCCCTGCGGCGGCACCATGGAGCTGGCGGCGGAGCCGCTGTCGGCCCGTAGCCGGGTCGCCGAGCTGCTGTCAGCCTACCAGCGCCGCGTCCCGACCGAGCGGTCTCTGGATCTGCGCACGGGCGGCGTCACGCTCAGGCCCGCACCGTGCGAATCCGCGCCGTTGCTGGACAACCAGGTACTGCGCACCTGCCACGGGCCACATGCCCGCATCATCGTGATCGGCGCGGGCGACCTGTCGGCCTTCCTGTGCCAGATCGCGCTGGGCCTGGGATTCGAGGTCATCGTGTGCGACCCGCGCGCCGAGCACCGCGCGACCTGGAGCGTCCCCGGGGTCGCCTTGAGCCACGAGATGCCCGACGACCTGATCCTGCGCCTGCAGCCCGATGCGCGCACCGCCGTGGTCGCCCTCACACACGACCCTAAGCTCGATGACCTGGCCCTCATCGACGCCCTGCAATCCCAGGCCTTCTACGTCGGGGCCATCGGATCCCGCCGCAACGCGGCATTGCGCGCCGAGCGGCTGCAGGCGCACTTCGGCCTGACAGCCTCTGATCTGCATGCGCTGCATTGCCCTGCCGGCCTGTACATCGGCAGCAAGGCACCCGCCGAGATCGCGCTGTCCATCATGGCCGAGGTCGTGGCGGCGAAGAACGGCGTGCCGTTGTCTTCGGACGCTCAGGTGGGCCCCGCCAAGCAGCGGCGAGATCGCGGAGATGTGCCGGCGGGGGAAAAAGCACCCGACGACGCTGCGTCAGCGCCCGTGGGCACCACACCGCGGTTGGAACCACGGCCCATCGCGCACTGA
- a CDS encoding DUF1810 domain-containing protein — protein sequence MPLSPGLDHFVQAQAPVWGRVCSELEAGRKQSHWMWFVFPQIQGLGHSAMAQRYALPHLAGAQSYLRHPVLGRRIHTACELLLALQGVSAHDILGSPDDLKLRSSMTLFAAASEPPSIFDAVLEKYFDGDRDPLTLERVS from the coding sequence ATGCCGCTATCACCCGGCCTCGACCACTTCGTTCAAGCCCAGGCACCTGTGTGGGGTCGCGTGTGTTCGGAACTGGAAGCAGGCCGCAAGCAATCGCACTGGATGTGGTTTGTCTTTCCGCAGATCCAGGGCCTGGGGCACAGCGCGATGGCGCAGCGCTACGCCCTGCCCCACCTCGCCGGGGCGCAGTCGTATCTCCGCCACCCGGTGCTGGGCCGCCGTATCCACACGGCGTGCGAACTGCTTCTGGCTTTGCAAGGCGTCTCTGCGCACGACATCCTGGGCTCGCCGGATGATCTCAAGCTCCGCTCCAGCATGACCCTGTTTGCCGCAGCCTCGGAGCCGCCCAGCATTTTCGATGCGGTGCTTGAGAAGTACTTTGACGGCGACAGGGACCCTCTCACGCTGGAGCGGGTGAGCTGA
- a CDS encoding nitrous oxide reductase accessory protein NosL, producing the protein MTRACDPAASGGWGRRRLLCMAAGLALAAAAGAAAVQRPWRQGRGSRDADAALAAAAVEVCIVAPPTPYEPATGLPLEAPRAVPADARCPVCGMFPARSPQWAAQLIYADGAAHFFDSPLSLFQFLAAQSLYQDGRWSQRVCAAYVRDMGGSGWVAAAQATYVAGSSLLGPMRNGSYPSFASPEAARSFARQRGGEAMAASLLADHVRATVPAAGHRHAA; encoded by the coding sequence ATGACACGCGCATGTGATCCAGCGGCCAGCGGCGGCTGGGGCCGACGGCGCTTGCTGTGCATGGCCGCTGGCCTGGCGCTGGCTGCGGCTGCCGGGGCCGCCGCCGTGCAGCGGCCATGGCGCCAGGGCCGCGGCAGCCGCGACGCCGACGCTGCGCTGGCCGCGGCGGCGGTCGAGGTATGCATCGTGGCGCCGCCCACGCCGTATGAACCGGCCACCGGGTTGCCACTGGAGGCGCCGCGTGCGGTGCCTGCGGATGCGCGCTGCCCCGTGTGCGGCATGTTCCCGGCGCGCTCACCCCAGTGGGCTGCCCAGCTGATCTATGCCGATGGCGCTGCCCACTTCTTCGACTCTCCGCTCAGCCTGTTCCAGTTTCTGGCGGCCCAGTCGCTCTACCAAGACGGGCGTTGGTCGCAGCGGGTGTGTGCCGCTTATGTGCGCGACATGGGCGGAAGCGGGTGGGTTGCCGCGGCGCAGGCCACCTACGTGGCAGGCTCCTCCCTGCTCGGGCCGATGCGCAATGGCAGCTATCCTTCCTTCGCCAGCCCCGAGGCGGCCCGCAGCTTCGCACGCCAACGCGGCGGTGAGGCCATGGCGGCGTCGTTGCTGGCAGACCACGTGCGCGCCACGGTGCCCGCCGCGGGCCATCGGCACGCCGCCTGA
- a CDS encoding DUF4174 domain-containing protein: MKLLHRVPALGRAMAAALAVALPAAGAHGADNPLDAERWKTRPVVVVVPQEADPLLENVRSTLRQTAAREAFREREMVLYTVVRGRGERNDKPLDTAETAALLGALKLDPQGPAAFVLVGKDGGVKMRQDASVDLQAVFDEIDRMPMRQTR, translated from the coding sequence ATGAAACTCCTGCACCGCGTTCCCGCCTTGGGTCGGGCTATGGCAGCGGCACTCGCTGTGGCATTACCCGCTGCAGGCGCCCACGGTGCCGACAACCCGCTGGACGCCGAACGGTGGAAAACACGGCCCGTCGTTGTCGTTGTGCCCCAGGAAGCGGATCCCCTGTTGGAGAACGTCCGATCGACCCTGCGCCAAACGGCGGCCCGCGAGGCCTTCCGCGAGCGGGAAATGGTGCTCTACACCGTGGTGCGAGGTCGGGGCGAGCGCAATGACAAGCCCCTGGACACCGCCGAGACAGCCGCCTTGCTGGGAGCGCTGAAGCTCGACCCCCAAGGACCCGCCGCATTCGTGCTGGTCGGCAAGGACGGCGGGGTCAAGATGCGGCAGGATGCTTCCGTCGACCTGCAGGCGGTCTTCGACGAAATCGACCGCATGCCCATGCGGCAGACCCGCTGA
- a CDS encoding nitrous oxide reductase accessory protein NosL, translating to MTSTKSSPPSLRCACHGRRRFLGTAAGVLAVAVAGPGWLAGCSDAAGPAVGSGPREIEAGTSCSLDGMLLADYPGPKAQVHHAGQAAPDFFCDTVELFSTLLAGEQVRAVQAVYVQDMGRADWEQPRGHWIDARTAFYVQGSRRHGSMGPTIASFAQEGDARQFAQAHGGQVLRFAEVTPAMADLSGGAQHDTRM from the coding sequence ATGACATCGACGAAGTCCTCTCCACCTTCCCTGCGTTGCGCCTGCCACGGCCGGCGCCGCTTCCTCGGGACGGCGGCGGGGGTGCTGGCCGTTGCGGTGGCCGGACCTGGCTGGCTGGCCGGCTGCTCCGATGCGGCCGGGCCCGCGGTCGGCAGTGGGCCGCGCGAGATCGAGGCGGGTACCAGCTGCTCGCTGGACGGCATGCTGCTGGCCGACTACCCCGGGCCGAAAGCCCAGGTGCACCATGCCGGCCAGGCCGCGCCGGACTTCTTCTGCGACACCGTGGAGCTGTTCAGCACCTTGCTGGCGGGCGAGCAGGTGCGCGCCGTGCAGGCGGTGTACGTGCAGGACATGGGCCGGGCCGACTGGGAGCAGCCGCGGGGCCACTGGATCGATGCCAGGACCGCCTTCTATGTGCAGGGCTCGCGCCGGCACGGCTCGATGGGCCCGACGATTGCCAGCTTTGCGCAGGAAGGCGATGCGCGGCAGTTTGCGCAGGCACACGGCGGGCAGGTGCTGCGGTTTGCCGAGGTCACGCCGGCCATGGCCGATCTGAGCGGCGGTGCACAGCATGACACGCGCATGTGA
- a CDS encoding M14 family zinc carboxypeptidase: MTTSVLPELLALERILEQGAPHLQVRVLRRITLPTGPDLPVYAISLGSAQPDVPAVGFFGGVHGLERIGAQVVIAYLQNVVNRLRWDRLLHQQLEQVRLVFMPLINPGGMQLSTRANPQGVDLMRNAPIDADDKVPFLIGGQRYSDRLPWFRGLEHAPMQEESAALCELVESELLSRQFSIALDCHSGFGLSDRLWFPFAHTRRPIKHLGELHALQEIFVQAYSNHRYVMEPQSLHYLAHGDLWDHLYIRACEEPGRIFLPLTLEMGSWLWIKKNPRQLFSRSGIFNPLIDHRQQRVLRQHLALLDFLSRAASSYRDWIPPAHLQEQRRHAAVAAWY, encoded by the coding sequence GTGACCACCTCCGTCCTGCCCGAGCTGCTGGCGCTCGAACGCATCCTTGAGCAGGGTGCACCGCATCTGCAGGTGCGTGTACTGCGGCGTATCACCCTGCCCACGGGGCCGGATCTGCCGGTGTATGCGATCAGCCTGGGCAGTGCGCAGCCCGACGTGCCTGCCGTCGGCTTCTTTGGCGGCGTCCACGGGCTCGAGCGCATCGGCGCGCAGGTGGTGATCGCCTACCTGCAGAACGTGGTCAACCGCCTGCGCTGGGACCGTCTGCTGCACCAGCAGCTCGAGCAGGTGCGGCTGGTCTTCATGCCGCTCATCAATCCGGGGGGCATGCAGCTGTCCACACGCGCCAATCCGCAAGGCGTGGACCTGATGCGCAACGCGCCCATCGACGCCGATGACAAGGTGCCCTTCTTGATTGGCGGCCAGCGCTACAGCGACCGGCTGCCGTGGTTCCGTGGCCTGGAGCACGCGCCCATGCAGGAGGAGAGCGCCGCGCTGTGCGAGCTGGTCGAGAGCGAACTGCTGTCTCGGCAGTTCAGCATCGCACTGGACTGCCATTCCGGCTTCGGGCTCAGCGACCGGCTGTGGTTTCCCTTCGCCCACACGCGGCGGCCGATCAAGCACCTGGGCGAACTGCATGCGCTGCAGGAAATCTTCGTGCAGGCGTACAGCAACCACCGTTACGTGATGGAGCCGCAGAGCCTGCACTACCTGGCCCATGGCGATCTGTGGGACCACCTGTACATCCGCGCCTGCGAGGAGCCGGGCCGCATCTTTCTGCCGCTCACGCTCGAGATGGGATCGTGGTTGTGGATCAAGAAGAACCCGCGGCAGCTGTTCTCCCGTTCGGGCATCTTCAACCCGCTGATCGACCACCGCCAGCAGCGCGTGTTGCGCCAGCATCTGGCGCTGCTGGACTTTCTCTCCCGCGCTGCCAGCAGCTACCGCGACTGGATACCGCCCGCGCACCTGCAGGAGCAGCGGCGCCACGCGGCCGTGGCGGCTTGGTATTGA
- a CDS encoding ABC transporter permease subunit codes for MQLSPILAIAAKEFRDRLRNRWVLAVALVFMAFSLAITYFGGAQQGAVGVRSIEFTIASLVSLVIYLIPLIALLLGFDAIVGERERGSLDLLLSLPLTRVELLLGKYLGLAGALTASTLGGFGVVALLLWPQSGGAGLFHYIGFMLSSVLLGLAFLSLAVLLSVLASERTRASGLAIATWFFFVLVFDLLLLGLLVSTGGRYGGDAVAYLLLLNPADVFRILNVFSLEDVRTMYGLSSVVPPAMAKPWLMGAVMGGWIVVPLGLAGWRFKP; via the coding sequence ATGCAGCTGAGCCCGATCCTCGCCATCGCGGCCAAGGAATTCCGCGACCGGCTGCGCAACCGCTGGGTGCTGGCGGTGGCGCTGGTGTTCATGGCGTTCTCGCTGGCCATCACCTACTTCGGCGGCGCGCAGCAGGGCGCGGTGGGCGTGCGGTCCATCGAGTTCACCATCGCCAGCCTGGTCAGCCTGGTGATCTACCTGATTCCGCTGATCGCGCTGCTGCTGGGCTTTGACGCCATCGTCGGCGAGCGGGAGCGTGGGTCGCTGGACCTGCTGCTGTCGCTGCCGCTCACGCGGGTGGAGCTGCTGCTGGGCAAGTACCTCGGGCTGGCGGGCGCGCTCACGGCGTCCACGCTGGGGGGCTTCGGCGTCGTGGCCCTGCTGCTGTGGCCGCAGTCCGGTGGGGCAGGGCTCTTCCACTACATCGGTTTCATGCTGAGCTCGGTGCTGCTGGGACTGGCCTTCCTGAGCCTGGCGGTGCTGCTGTCCGTGCTGGCCAGCGAGCGCACGCGCGCCTCGGGCCTGGCGATCGCCACCTGGTTCTTCTTCGTGCTCGTGTTCGACCTGCTGCTGCTGGGCCTGCTCGTGTCCACCGGTGGGCGCTACGGCGGCGATGCCGTCGCCTATCTGCTGCTGCTCAATCCCGCGGACGTGTTCCGCATCCTCAACGTGTTTTCGCTCGAAGACGTGCGCACGATGTACGGGCTTTCCAGCGTCGTTCCCCCCGCCATGGCCAAGCCCTGGCTGATGGGCGCGGTGATGGGGGGCTGGATCGTCGTGCCGCTGGGTCTGGCGGGCTGGAGGTTCAAGCCATGA
- a CDS encoding ABC transporter ATP-binding protein, whose product MRGVHKHYGAVHAVDGIDLDIGSGELFGLIGHNGAGKSTLFKMVLGLVAPTSGVIDVLGADVQGPGFRDARRHVGYLPENVVLYDNLSGLETLEFFARLKGVDRSHCAPALERVGLDGAGRRAVREYSKGMRQRLGFAQALLGMPRVLLLDEPTNGLDPAAIRGFYATLRELQAQGVTVVITSHILSELQERVDRIAILSEGRLQALGSVAMLREQAKMPLRIAVALSARGAEDSASLQQALQQLPSVAVVHEPPGLRLTCPREDKMAVLGLLARLGPQITDIDIHEPSLEDVFFGLPGRTAPTGDMACS is encoded by the coding sequence ATCCGCGGCGTGCACAAGCACTATGGCGCGGTACACGCGGTGGACGGCATCGACCTGGACATCGGCAGCGGCGAGCTGTTCGGCCTGATCGGCCACAACGGCGCGGGCAAAAGCACGCTGTTCAAGATGGTGCTGGGCCTGGTGGCGCCGACCTCCGGCGTCATCGACGTACTGGGCGCCGACGTGCAGGGCCCCGGCTTTCGCGATGCGCGCCGCCACGTCGGCTACCTGCCGGAGAACGTGGTCCTGTACGACAACCTCAGCGGCCTGGAGACGCTGGAATTCTTCGCCCGGCTCAAGGGCGTGGACCGGTCCCATTGCGCGCCTGCGCTGGAGCGCGTGGGCCTGGACGGAGCTGGCAGGCGCGCTGTGCGGGAATACTCCAAGGGCATGCGCCAACGCCTCGGCTTCGCCCAGGCGCTGCTCGGAATGCCCCGGGTGCTGCTGCTCGACGAGCCCACCAACGGCCTGGACCCCGCGGCCATTCGCGGCTTCTATGCCACGCTGCGCGAACTGCAGGCCCAGGGCGTCACGGTGGTGATCACCTCGCACATCCTGTCCGAGCTGCAGGAGCGCGTGGACCGCATCGCCATCCTCTCCGAGGGGCGCCTGCAGGCCCTGGGCAGCGTCGCCATGCTCCGGGAGCAGGCGAAGATGCCGCTGCGCATCGCCGTGGCGCTGTCGGCGCGTGGCGCGGAGGACAGCGCCTCGCTCCAGCAGGCTTTGCAGCAGTTGCCTTCCGTCGCCGTGGTCCACGAACCGCCGGGCTTGCGCCTGACCTGTCCCCGCGAGGACAAGATGGCAGTCCTGGGCCTGCTGGCCCGCCTGGGGCCGCAGATCACCGACATCGACATCCACGAGCCCTCGCTGGAGGACGTGTTCTTCGGCCTGCCAGGGCGCACGGCACCGACGGGAGACATGGCATGCAGCTGA
- a CDS encoding RecQ family ATP-dependent DNA helicase: MPSTSRSPSRSQDTPPPVVADIDTIRKTLRKVFRLKQLRPGQLDVIQRVLLGSSTLAVMPTGAGKSLCYQLPALLLPGTTVVVSPLVALMKDQCDALRELGIAAVQVNSAIGSEELAAAREAIEEGTARIVLTTPEQIADPQLVAALSRHSVSLLVVDEAHCISEWGHDFRPAFLEIPPAVKALGQPVVLALTATAKPSVMQEITSLLGIRRDGVVQSGAYRPNLELNVEVLGRAADRLPRALAWVAGREGAGIVYTSTVKSAEEVYAKLAADGERVGLYHGRLPAAQRAQAQDDFMDGRVRVMVATNAFGLGIDKADIRFVLHYQMPASVDAYYQEAGRAGRDGQASQCLLLYVRQDRALQKFFLSGRYPSPEDVGAVVGVLQRPAPEGGWTADAVAEVVERPRAKVLVALSVLRSHRQVRRDRAGRCKLLAVPEDASVLAMLAAYRARREQDGDTLEAMVAYAQGGGCRWQAVLGGLGETPAFDACGSCDNCRRIASLMSPLPQPSSSSQPIEVLSAAAPSKAPPQFAGGDAVRARRYGAGRVVEACANSVTVEFADGTRRTFLPDFVRAARKVPAALAAN, translated from the coding sequence ATGCCTTCGACTTCTCGCTCCCCTTCCCGCAGCCAGGACACGCCCCCCCCTGTGGTGGCCGACATCGACACCATTCGGAAAACCCTGCGCAAGGTGTTCCGCCTCAAGCAGCTGCGTCCGGGTCAGCTGGACGTGATCCAGCGCGTGCTGCTGGGCAGCAGCACCCTGGCCGTCATGCCCACGGGGGCGGGCAAGTCGCTGTGCTACCAGTTGCCGGCCCTGTTGCTGCCGGGCACGACGGTGGTGGTCTCTCCCTTGGTCGCCCTGATGAAGGACCAGTGCGACGCCTTGCGTGAACTGGGCATCGCAGCCGTGCAGGTCAACAGCGCCATCGGGAGCGAAGAGCTCGCTGCGGCGCGGGAGGCCATCGAGGAGGGCACCGCGCGCATCGTGCTCACCACCCCCGAGCAGATCGCAGACCCGCAGCTGGTGGCTGCGCTGTCGCGCCACTCGGTCAGCCTGCTGGTGGTGGACGAGGCGCATTGCATCTCGGAGTGGGGGCACGACTTCCGTCCGGCGTTCCTGGAGATTCCGCCGGCCGTAAAGGCGCTGGGACAACCGGTGGTGCTGGCGCTGACGGCGACCGCCAAGCCATCGGTGATGCAGGAGATCACGTCGTTACTGGGCATTCGGCGGGATGGGGTGGTGCAATCCGGTGCGTACCGTCCCAATCTGGAGTTGAATGTCGAAGTACTGGGCCGTGCTGCCGACCGCCTGCCGCGCGCTCTGGCGTGGGTTGCCGGGCGCGAGGGTGCGGGCATCGTCTATACCTCCACGGTGAAGTCCGCGGAAGAGGTGTACGCCAAGCTGGCCGCGGACGGCGAGCGCGTGGGCCTGTACCACGGCCGCCTGCCCGCTGCCCAGCGTGCGCAGGCCCAGGATGACTTCATGGACGGCCGCGTGCGCGTGATGGTGGCCACCAACGCCTTCGGACTCGGCATCGACAAAGCGGACATCCGCTTCGTGCTGCACTACCAGATGCCGGCCAGCGTGGATGCGTACTACCAGGAGGCCGGCCGGGCGGGGCGCGATGGTCAGGCGTCGCAGTGCCTGCTGCTGTATGTGCGGCAGGACCGGGCCCTGCAAAAATTCTTCCTCTCCGGCCGCTACCCATCGCCGGAGGATGTGGGTGCCGTGGTGGGCGTGCTGCAGCGGCCGGCACCGGAAGGCGGATGGACGGCCGACGCCGTTGCCGAGGTGGTGGAGCGGCCCCGGGCCAAGGTGCTGGTGGCTCTGAGCGTGCTGCGAAGCCATCGGCAGGTGCGGCGCGACCGTGCGGGCCGTTGCAAGCTGCTGGCCGTGCCGGAAGACGCATCCGTCCTGGCCATGCTGGCGGCCTACCGGGCCCGAAGGGAGCAGGACGGCGACACGCTGGAAGCCATGGTCGCCTATGCACAGGGCGGCGGTTGCCGCTGGCAGGCGGTGCTGGGTGGGCTGGGGGAGACGCCCGCCTTCGATGCCTGCGGCAGCTGCGACAACTGCCGGCGCATCGCTTCGCTGATGTCGCCCTTGCCCCAACCATCCTCCTCGAGTCAGCCGATCGAGGTGTTATCGGCGGCTGCACCGTCCAAGGCTCCGCCGCAATTTGCGGGCGGAGATGCGGTGCGGGCGCGCCGCTATGGTGCTGGACGGGTGGTGGAGGCGTGCGCCAACTCGGTCACGGTGGAATTTGCGGACGGAACCCGGCGGACGTTTCTGCCGGACTTCGTACGTGCCGCCCGCAAGGTACCCGCCGCATTGGCGGCGAACTAG
- a CDS encoding alpha/beta hydrolase — MTTWVLLRGLARESRHWGPFPGLLQAAVQAQRVILLDLPGNGRLHGLQSPATVPGMVAACRAQLRRQGVSGPVHLLAMSLGAMVAVRWAQQAPHELAGCVLINTSLRPFSPFWQRLRPRNYPALLRSLLPGQTDADIEQRIWAMTSNHRTLTHGVVPAWAALRHECTVSAANAVRQLWAAARFRAAWAAPEVPVLLLSSVQDRLVDARCSQAIARAWDCAHEQHPSAGHDLPLDAPQWVADQAAQWCRRHIGGS; from the coding sequence ATGACGACCTGGGTGCTGCTGCGCGGGCTGGCGCGCGAGAGCCGCCACTGGGGGCCATTCCCCGGCTTGCTGCAGGCCGCAGTGCAGGCGCAACGCGTGATCCTGCTCGATCTGCCGGGCAACGGCCGCCTGCATGGCCTGCAAAGCCCGGCCACGGTGCCGGGCATGGTGGCGGCGTGCCGGGCGCAATTGCGCCGGCAGGGTGTGTCCGGCCCCGTCCACCTGCTGGCGATGTCGCTGGGCGCGATGGTGGCGGTGCGCTGGGCGCAGCAGGCGCCCCATGAGTTGGCCGGATGCGTGCTGATCAATACCAGCCTGCGGCCCTTCAGCCCGTTCTGGCAGCGCCTGCGGCCCCGCAACTATCCAGCCCTGCTGCGCAGCCTGCTGCCGGGGCAGACGGATGCGGACATCGAGCAGCGCATCTGGGCGATGACCAGCAACCACAGGACGCTGACGCATGGCGTGGTGCCTGCGTGGGCGGCGCTGCGACACGAATGCACGGTGTCCGCGGCCAATGCGGTGCGGCAGCTGTGGGCCGCCGCCCGCTTCCGCGCCGCATGGGCTGCGCCCGAGGTTCCCGTGCTCTTGCTCAGCAGCGTGCAGGACCGGCTGGTGGACGCACGCTGTTCACAGGCGATCGCCCGCGCATGGGATTGCGCCCATGAACAACATCCCTCTGCGGGGCATGACCTGCCGTTGGACGCGCCGCAGTGGGTCGCCGACCAGGCGGCGCAGTGGTGTAGGCGCCACATCGGCGGCTCGTGA